The Gopherus evgoodei ecotype Sinaloan lineage chromosome 8, rGopEvg1_v1.p, whole genome shotgun sequence genome segment GGGTTCGAAGGTCCAGAGATGGGTTCCCTGACTGTATCTCTGCTCCTGAGTCTGTTGTGTTTTCATTAAATTTTCACGAGCAAATCCTCCGACCTTCCTAAGGCGCTCCTGCAGTTCCAGTAAATGTGGAACTGACCCCGTAACCTGAGACTcttgttcctcccaggtctgttGGAGGAGGTCCAAGATCCCCCTGGGTTGCCTACCATACAGCAGTTCAAACTGGAAGAACCCCATAGATGCTTGGGGTACCTCCTGCACTGCAAACAGCAAGGCAGATATCAGTTCATCCTAATGTCTTGGATCATGCTCAACAAACTTGCGGAGCATTGATTTTTAGGGTCCTGTTAAACCTCTCAATGAAGCCATCCATTTGGGAGTGGTAGATGGAAGTCTTCAGGACCCGGATGTTTAGTAGTTTGCACAGCTCCTCCATTAGTCAGGACGAAAAGTTGGCTCCCCGGTTGGTCAGTATCTCTTTTGGTATCCTGACCTGGCTGAACATTTCCAGGTTCTTTTGCTATGGCGGTTGTGGTTGTTGAACATAAGGGGACAGCCTCAGAATATCGGATTGCATAGTCTACCACCACCAGTATGTAGCAGAACCTCAAACTGCTTTTCTCTAAGGGTCCCACCAGCTCCATATCTATCCTTCCAAATGGTACTCTCCCCCCActggaagggggatcagggtgCCTTGCATATCCCTTTGGAGCTAGCACATTGGCATTCTGGACAGGAGGCACAGAAGTTGCTCACTTCCTTATGGATGCCTGGCCAGAAAAAAACTAAAGGCCTCTCGGTGTAGTCTTCTCCTGCCCAAGGTATCTGGCCCAGGGCACCGAGTGAGCCAGCCGCAGCAAGTTACGGCGGAACTTGTTATTGGATCTCTTCCTGGGTTTGGCGATCTTTGGCCATCTGGTGTAGGCATTCATTGTGACCCTCGAAGTGGAATTCTTGGGGTGTTTGTAGTTTGATGCCCCTTTCCTCCTCAGCATTGGGCAGTTGCTCCTAAGCACCACTCAGGATGGGGTCCTCCCTTTGCTCCCTCAGGAAGTCTCCATCAGCCATTCACGCTCCACCTCCTCCAGCATCTCTCCTCCCATGGGATGTGGTCCAGGACCTTGTAAAGGATCAGGGAGTTCCTTCTCTCATCCTTCCTATTCTCTTTGGTTCAGGAGCCCCCTTGCTCATGATCTTGGGTTTGTTTCCACCGGCAGCCGATGCCCCCATTCTTTCATAGCCTCCCTGAACCACTGCCATTCCTGACCTGGGACCACGAGATATGCAAGCTTTTTGGCCAGGCCAACCTAGTAGGTTTCCTCGTGACAGCCAGCCTCTGGCTTTACCCTCATGGTGGGGTATGGCTATATGTCCTGGTGGATACTCTGGAGGTATATAGGGGCTTCTGTCTGATCCAATGACTTCATCAGATCGGCCCACGTGAGTGTCTGGCTGCACACTGAGTCGACAAGATATGCTACTTGGATGCCATTGGCCTACACAGGGATTATCAATTTGAGTGAGTCTTTCTTCGAGGCCCGAGTGCCTGCTACTCACACCTAGCCAAGCTGCAGTCCATAAAAGGGCAATCACGTCTGAAGTGCCCCTCCTGGCCACATTCATAATGTCGATCCTTCAATATCTCTGTTGTGGAGTTCTGTGGCGCTGGTGTAGGTCCACCGGATGGGGCCTCTTCCCCTCGGGGTCTCATGTTGGGTTTTTGCTTAATTCCCGGGTGGGAGGTTACCCTCTGTGGCCCCAGTCCTACTAAAGGGTCCCACTTCCTTGGAGTTGAGCTATCTCTCATCTGGGTCCCTCTTGTGGCCTCCAGAACTCCATGGTTTAGGAGATAGAAGTCAGGGGCCTTCTGTGGCTAAGTAATCCTCCATCAAGGACACTGCCTCTGCGAGTGTCGTCAGTCGATGTTGGTGGACCCACTCCTTCCCCACAGGGGGaggctctgtgtaaactcaaggATGATGGCCTCTGCCACTTGAGGCCCAGTCAACTTCTCAGGTTCCAACCACCTCCAGCAATAATCCTGGAGCCACTGAGCCACTGCCTGAGGTCATGCTCGAGGGGGACACCTCTTCCATCTAAATCACTGACAGAACATTTCGGGGCTCACCCCGTGTGGTCTGAGATGGCGGCCTTTACATTGGCATAATCGAGAGCTTCTGTAGGGTCTCGACTCCAATAGGCAGTCTGTGCAGTTCCAGTTAACTATGGAGCCACTAGGGTAGCCCAGTGCCCTGGAGGCCAATGGGCTGCAATGGCTACCTACTTAAATGTGACCAAGAAGGCCTCCAGGTCGTATCCGAGCCCCATCTTGGCCAGCCTCACTGGTAACCCAGTCAGAGTGCTCTCTGAACCCTGGCTCATCCCAGCAGGTCTGAGTGGTCCCCTCAGTTACAGGAGCGCCTCCATCTGCTGAATTAGCTGCTCTTGCTGAGATTCGTGCTGTGCTGCTAGCTCCCTAAtccactgctgctgttgctcttGGTGCTGGGCCATCTGTTGTTGTTGGGCGGCCATTTGCTGTAGCAACTGGGCTTGTTGTTGCTGGgtagcctgctgctgctggctttccAGCATCCATTTTAATATCTTGTTGGTATCCATAGTGGCTGTGGGGTTTTCTCACCCAGCTCTCCTCATATTAGTCATCTTAGCAGGACCCGACTGATGCCCGCATTCTCTAGCACGTGTGACAAGAACAGTTAGAGTTCTGGCCGTCTGGATAGGATGGAACAATGGTCAGCCTGTagcccccaggcagggctgggcaaacAAATAGTCTATGGTCCCCAAGCCTCCTGGCTGCGGCAGGTAGTAATAATTGGGGTTCTGGTCATCTGGGTAAGACAGAACAGCAGTCAGTCTATAGCTCCCAGGTGGGGCAGGGAAAACAATTAGTCTGTAGCCTGTAAGCTTCCTGGATGGGGCAGACAGTAGCAATTGGGGAATcagcctctggggcagggcagaacaGGAATCCATCTATAGCCCCTGGGTGAATCAGAACAAACAGTCTATGGTCCCTGAGttcctgggctgggaccgagagcAAACAGCAGCCACACTTAGTGATCTGTGGGGTGTGGTAGGGGAACCcggcccctccctctccaccaggttCTGACCCAAGGCCCTATAAAGCCAGAGACTTTCCCGCTGAGGGTTTAGGCATCTGCTTCCACTACAGCCCCTGGGTCACTTTCCTACCACAATTTGCATCCCAGGCATCTCCTTGGCTGGTGACAGCTTGGCGCCCTTGTCAGTCTCTGCAGTCGGCGAGTTGCCCATAGCGTAGTCCAGGTCCATGGACTCTACTGCTTGGAGAGTCACCGGGCCCTCTGGAGAAACCTGCAGTAcacatccttcctcctctgcagccagccctgactgagctggGCTTCCTCCTTTTATCTGACTCTTCCACCTCAAGCATGTGCAGCAGGGTGCGGCCTCCTGGGCCCACAGTGATTGGTCCGTCCCCATTAGCCTAGTGCGTggttggtacaccccatcacatggACCAGTAACTGAACATCAGCTCCCAGGACAATGTtatggcaaaaagggctaatgtgatacTTGGCTGTGTAAACAAGGGAGTAGTgagatgattttacctctgtaaagGGCATTGCTGAGACTGATATGGCaatactgtgtatgtgtgtgtttgttttttagtggcCATAGTTTAAAAAGAGTATTGAAAAAATTGAGAGGTCCAGAGAGGAGCCACAAAAATGACACGAGGGTTGGAGAAAATGCCTAAAAgcgagagacttaaagagctcaatctggttagtttagtttatcaaaatgATCAAGTGGTGACTTGATTATCGTGTACAAATATCTTACTGGGGAGAGAATGCCAGGTGCTAAAAGGCCTTTTAATCTAGTGGAGATTGTTTCTTGTTCTGACCATCAGTGGAAGTgacacaaattcaaattagaaatgagGTATATGTTTTTAGCAGTGAGGATTATTTAGTAATTGGAACAAACTACCGTTTGTTactgtggattctccatctcctgaaaTCCTTGGATCAGTGCTGgatacctttctggaagatatattTTAGCCAAgtaagttattgggctcagtgcaGGAATACCTGGATGACATTTTATGGCTTGTGTTTTTATATAGGATGTTGGACTAGATGTCTAAGAGCCCTTtgggccttaaaaaaaaatctattaatctgtgGTCAGGATTGAATTCCTGCTATAGAATGTCTGATATTAAGTTGATAGAATTCTTTAGTTCACACTTTTGTTTCTTGGTCTTTGCACCACTGAGTGGAgttagcttatgctcaaataagtttgttcgtctctaaggtgccacaagtactcctgttctttttgtctaaGGAGAAGGCTTTGttgcgggagggagggaagtgttgCCCTTTGTCCTCTAAAGATCCAGCCACTGGGTGAAGAGAGAGCTGATGTTTTCCCTTTTCTGCAAGAGGCATTGAGATGATGTGGATTGTTCTCttagtgtgtgttttgtttggttgttgCCAGCTGAAGTGCCTGTCCTTGCCAGATACCTGGATGAAGGAGTTTTTCCTGGCGCACATTTACACAGAGCTGCAGCTAATAGAAGAGGCTCTGCAGAAGTACCAGAGTCTCATTGATGCAGGATTCTCCAAGAGCACCTACATCATTTCCCAGATTGCAGTTGCCTACCACAATATCAGAGGTCAGTGAACTCAGCTAAGGGGGTGCCTCTTGCTACAAACTCTGCATCAATCAGCAGCACTCACTGatgtttgccttcctctgtctGCAGATATAGACAAAGCTCTCTCTATCTTCAATGAACTAAGAAAACAAGACCCATACAGGATAGAAAATATGGACACCTTCTCCAACCTGCTGTATGTCCGGGTGAGCAAACTTTCTTTCACCCATATTCCGATGCTATAAATTACACCAGCTCACATAGCAAGCATTTTATGGCTTCCTAGCAGAATACCTGAATTAAGTCTGTCCAATCATATGAATGCTAACGAGTCCCTCTGGCCATAAACTTGCAGCTgtcttctttccccttcctcccagtggaTTGATATGCTTGGTGTGCGTTTCTAATCTCCCTACCCCTCTTCGCTCTAAGTAGTGTCACACTTGTCCCCCCAGCAATCTCCTTCTTCTTTTCTACCAGAGCATGAAGCCTGAGCTGAGCTACCTGGCTCACAATCTGTGTGAGATTGACAAGTATCGTGTGGAGACCTGCTGTGTGATAGGTGAGAGGCTGCTCTTCTTCTAGTTTGTCACCCAGGCTACAGGGAGTGGGAAGGCAGCTTACTGATCTCTCTCCACAGGAATTGTTAGCAGGTCTGTTGAGGCTAGGCTGGCTGAAGCAGCTCTCTCTCATGgtaaaacagcagatgaaatgaTACAGCAGCAAAAGAAGTCAATGCGGTGTTGGCAGTGCACAGAGATGATGATGCAGGCCTTTGGTAGAGTGTATTGGTGGTGGGTTCTCTATGCAGCTCTGAGATACTGGAATACTGTTGTTTGGTTCTGGGCACTTAGTACCCAAATAGATAAGTGGCATTTATTAGTTTGTGGGATAGTTTTCCAAGGTAAGGGCTGGGAGCTTCATTGGTTTGCACAAATGAAATGGATTGGACAAAAGCACTGGAGATCAAACTGAGTTCAGACTGGGGCTTGGAGTTATGCAGTGAACTGGATCTGATTTAACAGGTTTCTCTCCCTTCTCTAATTTATATGGAAAAAATAATAGATGCTGCAGCTTGTATCTGTTTCCTAATCGCCtgcttccttttcctgttcacttGATTGCTCTGATCATCCTCTAGGGAATTACTATAGTCTACGCTCTCAACATGAAAAAGCAGCACTCTATTTCCAGAGAGCCTTGAAACTGAATCCTCGGTATCTTGGAGCCTGGACCCTCATGGGACATGAGTACATGGAAATGAAGAACACATCTGCAGCTATCCAGGCTTAtaggtgtgtgtgcaggagctgtGCAAGGCAGAGAATGGTCTCTGGGAGTGCATGAAGTAGTGACAGGTTTGGGCGGAAGGGGAGGAGTATCTTGTGTGGCCTTGTTAGGAGCCTTCTTTTGTTGGTCCATATTCCAACCCCTCTATGCAGgggttccatagaggatggagctcggctgttctcagtggtggcagatggctggacaagaagcaatggtctcaagttgcagtggaggaggtctaggttggctattaggaaacactgtttcactagcaGGATgacaaagcactggaatgggttacctacagaggtagtggaatctccttccttagaggtttttaaggccctgcttgacaaagccctggctgggatgatttagttggtattggtcctgctttgagcaggggattggactagatgaccttgtgCGGTCTCttgcaaccctaatattctatgattcctaacCCCGTGAACTCACTTGCTTTGGATCCTGCCTGTTTCTGAACACTTACAccactttctcttttctttggcAGACATGCAATAGAGGTGAACAAGAGGGACTACAGAGCCTGGTATGGACTGGGACAAACCTATGAGATCCTCAAGATGCCATTTTACTGTCTGTATTACTACCGACGGGCCCACCAGCTCAGGTAAAACTGGGAACGTAGCCATAACTGTTGGCAGTTCAGAGTGAATGATATAAGCTGAGTTGCAGGAGGTATCAGTGACTTAGTGTATGCAGTGTCATTTAAGTGATTACATTCTGTAGAGATTCTATTCAGTCTCTTCAGAGGCATCAATAAAGGTTTAGTATTCCATGTATCAGCAGGGTATAGAAGAGCGTGGTTAGGTAGTGTATGTAGGGCTGGATTTCAGTGGTAGGATCCATCCTTCAGTTAGCTTGAGATAATACCATGTTCTGAGCTAGCTTGACTGGCTGTTGTTTCTCACAGACCTAATGATTCCCGTATGCTGGTTGCTCTGGGAGAGTGTTATGAGAAACTCAATCAGCTGGTGGAAGCCAAAAAGGTAAGTGAGGGCACAGATGTGCTGCAGGGCAGGCTGGGTATCCAGGTGGCTGCCAGGAGAGCAGGCAGAGGCACAAGTCTCGTTAGTACTTCGGGTCCTCCTGAGTTGTCTTCCTCTGCATACCTGAAAAGTAATGGATGTGGGATAGTGCTCAGAATGGCTATTCTGTCCTCCTTCAGTCATGACCTTGATCCCAGGGTGAGAGTGGGGAGCTGTGTGCAGTCTGGGCCTAATCTTAGCAGGTTTCTGTTATAATTGTGACTTCAGGGGAAGTTCTGCACTAACCATCTGCCCTGAGCAGTTGGTGAATTtgtctgctgcagccttccagAAAACCAGCTCTCTTCATGCATCTCTGCTTGAGGGCACTGCAGTACTGGGTCTGTATGTGACCAGCGTGAACCCACTTCATGCTCGAGAAGACATTTTGCTGAGGTGCTTGTGTGACTTTTTCCCTCCTTGGCAGTGTTATTGGAGAGCATATGCTGTGGGAGATGTGGAGAAAATGGCATTGGTGAAACTAGCCAAGTGAGTATGGCTCAGAATTTATTCTCAGTGTTCtgtgaaaagcactttgagatccaaaGAGCTAGGTATTGTTTAGATGTGGTATCCCTAGGTCTATGGAAACTACAACTCCTATCCTAATGTCCTGCCTCAGCTATGAAAAAGAGCCTTGTTTGCATGGGTTGTCAGCTAaggaacctagaaaccatagTAACATTGGCAGGCAATGTTAGTAACTAGTTGCTATCCTGGTGGGTTGTCTGTTACCCTGTCCCTCAGGCGTGGGGTGTTGTCTGTCTGCTTCTAGGGGACTGGGCCTGGCTGCAGCTAGTAAAGCATGGTCCAGAACTTGCTCATGTTTGGGAGAGGCCCTTTCTAAAGGCCTGTCCAGGGCAGACAGAAATTCTTGCTTTTGGGTCTCTTCCATGCTATGTTTTTGACCCaatttctctcctttcccaggCTGCATGAACAGCTGAATGAATCAGAACAGGCTGCTCAGTGCTACATCAAATACATCCAGGATATATATTCCTGTGGGGTGAGTCAATGGTAGGGAGACaggagggagaagtgagggaGAATGATGTAGAACTATCTTCCAAATCAGCTCTTGCTGTTTCTTTACTGTGCTGTAGGAGATAGTGGA includes the following:
- the CDC23 gene encoding cell division cycle protein 23 homolog isoform X2 translates to MEDARDLDAYTLAKSYFDLKEYDRAAYFLRGCKSQKAYFLYMYSRYLSGEKKKDDETVDSLGPLEKGQVKNEALRELRVELSKKHKAQELDGFGLYLYGVVLRKLDLVKEATDVFVEAAHVLPLHWGAWLELCNLITDKEMLKCLSLPDTWMKEFFLAHIYTELQLIEEALQKYQSLIDAGFSKSTYIISQIAVAYHNIRDIDKALSIFNELRKQDPYRIENMDTFSNLLYVRSMKPELSYLAHNLCEIDKYRVETCCVIGNYYSLRSQHEKAALYFQRALKLNPRYLGAWTLMGHEYMEMKNTSAAIQAYRHAIEVNKRDYRAWYGLGQTYEILKMPFYCLYYYRRAHQLRPNDSRMLVALGECYEKLNQLVEAKKCYWRAYAVGDVEKMALVKLAKLHEQLNESEQAAQCYIKYIQDIYSCGEIVEHLEVSTAFRYLAQYYFKCKLWDEASACAQKCCAFNDTREEGKALLRQILQLRNQGETSSTEISAPFFLPASLSSNNTPTRRVSPLNLSSVTP